In Burkholderia gladioli, a genomic segment contains:
- a CDS encoding undecaprenyl-diphosphate phosphatase → MSLWFLVFLSVLQGVTELFPVSSLGHTLLVPALIGMHIDKHAPQLLPFLVALHLGTAIALLWYFRARWCALVRGFFASFAGRPNDDAHMMWALIIGTIPAGLVGLLLEKRIEHVFHDLRIVAGALIVNGILLWWGDRLQRSRVHRAPEKLGFGRAFLVGLAQVGALIPGFSRSGLTMIAGNAAGLTTEKAAEFSFLLGTPIILAAGVLELPKLFHAPDQLADAALGGVLTAIAAYLSVRFLMRYFEGRGRLAAFGVYCVLAGLFCIGWFAFHPQPV, encoded by the coding sequence GTGAGCCTCTGGTTTCTGGTATTTCTGAGCGTCCTGCAGGGCGTGACCGAACTCTTCCCCGTCAGCAGTCTGGGCCACACGCTGCTCGTGCCGGCCCTGATCGGCATGCATATCGACAAGCACGCGCCGCAGTTGCTGCCGTTCCTGGTCGCGCTGCACCTCGGTACCGCGATCGCGCTGCTCTGGTATTTCCGCGCACGCTGGTGCGCGCTGGTGCGGGGCTTCTTCGCCTCCTTTGCCGGCCGCCCCAACGACGACGCGCACATGATGTGGGCACTGATCATCGGCACCATTCCGGCCGGGCTGGTGGGACTGCTGCTCGAGAAGAGGATCGAGCATGTGTTCCATGACCTGCGGATCGTGGCTGGCGCGCTGATCGTCAACGGCATCCTGCTGTGGTGGGGCGATCGCCTGCAGCGTTCGCGTGTGCATCGTGCGCCCGAGAAGCTCGGTTTCGGCCGGGCCTTCCTGGTCGGTCTCGCGCAAGTGGGTGCGTTGATCCCGGGTTTCTCGCGCAGCGGGCTGACCATGATCGCCGGCAATGCGGCGGGGCTCACCACCGAGAAGGCGGCGGAGTTTTCGTTCCTGCTCGGCACGCCGATCATCCTGGCCGCGGGCGTGCTCGAGTTGCCGAAGCTGTTCCATGCGCCGGACCAACTGGCCGATGCCGCGCTGGGTGGCGTGTTGACGGCGATCGCCGCCTACCTGAGCGTGCGTTTCCTGATGCGTTATTTCGAGGGGCGCGGGCGGCTGGCCGCGTTCGGCGTGTATTGCGTGCTGGCTGGACTGTTCTGCATTGGCTGGTTCGCGTTTCATCCGCAGCCGGTTTGA
- a CDS encoding transposase has product MADKNSQLRVVRQSSDGRRRYDENGKRALVEATLRPGVSVARMAQEHGINANLLRKWITKYLMEREKCVSLAQQDNGDDRPPSGDATDSVAIDPPSSRQLVVGAAPPPAFVPVVPVPPASTPPSPSMTLTLHVHLSNGVELELGSAIATIDVTCLISSGHFNLGERPR; this is encoded by the coding sequence ATGGCTGACAAAAACTCACAGTTGCGAGTCGTTCGGCAAAGTAGTGACGGCCGTCGCCGTTACGATGAAAATGGCAAACGAGCCTTGGTGGAGGCGACGTTACGCCCGGGCGTGTCGGTGGCCCGCATGGCGCAAGAGCACGGGATCAACGCCAACCTGCTGCGCAAGTGGATCACGAAATACCTGATGGAGCGCGAGAAATGCGTCTCGCTGGCGCAGCAGGATAACGGCGACGACCGGCCGCCTTCGGGTGATGCGACTGACAGCGTGGCAATCGATCCTCCGAGTTCTCGCCAGCTCGTCGTTGGCGCGGCACCACCACCCGCGTTCGTGCCTGTTGTTCCGGTACCGCCTGCGTCCACACCGCCATCCCCGTCGATGACGCTCACGCTGCATGTGCATCTGTCGAACGGTGTCGAACTTGAACTAGGCAGCGCCATCGCGACCATTGATGTGACCTGCCTGATTTCTTCGGGCCATTTCAATCTTGGAGAACGGCCTCGGTGA
- a CDS encoding IS3 family transposase (programmed frameshift): MKRKRFSIEQIVAVLKQAELGMPVADLIRQVGISEQTFYRWKKQYAGMQSDQVRELKQLQDENARLKKLVAELSLDKAILQDVASKKLARPALRRDVVAYVVSHYGLTMRRACRLLKQPRSVQYYRSVKDPRPELRSRMREIAYTRVRYGYRRVHVLLRREGWQLGRNQAYRLYCEEQLQLRSKLPKRRKMVVTRMAKIVPVKPNDAWSMDFVADQLADGSKFRTLTVVDVFTKEALAIEVGQRLKGEHVVSALNRIVARRGAPRHVFVDNGSEFSGRLLDMWAYHHRAKIDFSRPGKPTDNCHIETFNGSFRDECLNLHWFETLGEAKAIIEAWRRDYNESRPHSALKDLAPAEFARQLALLPGPIGPETPENSR, from the exons ATGAAACGCAAGCGCTTTTCGATCGAACAGATTGTGGCGGTACTGAAGCAAGCGGAACTGGGGATGCCGGTGGCGGATCTGATCCGCCAGGTCGGTATTTCGGAGCAGACGTTTTATCGCTGGAAGAAGCAGTACGCAGGCATGCAATCGGATCAGGTACGCGAGCTCAAGCAGTTGCAAGACGAGAACGCTCGACTGAAGAAGCTGGTTGCGGAGCTGAGCCTGGACAAGGCGATCCTGCAGGACGTGGCTTCAAAAAAGT TGGCCCGGCCCGCGCTGAGGCGAGACGTGGTGGCCTATGTGGTGAGCCACTACGGATTGACGATGAGGCGGGCCTGCCGGCTCTTGAAGCAACCACGTAGCGTCCAGTACTACCGAAGCGTCAAGGATCCCCGTCCCGAGCTGCGTTCGCGCATGCGCGAGATTGCGTACACCCGGGTGCGATATGGTTATCGGCGCGTCCACGTGCTGTTGCGCCGCGAAGGTTGGCAGTTGGGCAGGAACCAAGCCTACAGGCTGTATTGCGAGGAACAACTGCAGTTGCGCTCGAAATTGCCGAAGCGTCGCAAGATGGTCGTGACCCGGATGGCGAAGATCGTGCCAGTCAAACCGAACGATGCCTGGAGCATGGATTTCGTGGCTGACCAACTGGCTGATGGTTCGAAATTCCGTACCTTGACCGTGGTGGACGTATTCACCAAGGAGGCCCTGGCCATCGAGGTCGGACAGCGTCTAAAGGGCGAGCACGTGGTATCGGCACTCAATCGCATCGTGGCTCGACGCGGCGCCCCACGGCATGTGTTCGTGGACAACGGCAGTGAATTTTCCGGGCGGCTGCTCGACATGTGGGCGTATCACCATCGGGCCAAAATCGACTTCAGCCGACCGGGCAAACCGACGGACAATTGCCACATTGAGACCTTTAACGGATCATTCCGGGACGAATGCTTGAACCTACATTGGTTCGAGACGTTGGGCGAAGCCAAAGCGATAATCGAGGCATGGCGGCGGGACTACAACGAGAGCCGTCCTCACTCGGCTCTCAAAGACTTGGCGCCGGCTGAATTCGCCCGTCAGCTGGCGCTTTTGCCGGGCCCCATCGGGCCCGAAACGCCGGAAAACTCGCGCTAG
- a CDS encoding L-talarate/galactarate dehydratase has protein sequence MNTVKPLTPQASNDRIKWIRIASTFLPLANPISDAKVLTGRQKPMTEIAILFVEIETADGHRGLGFSYSKRAGGPGQFAHAKEIAPVLLEEDPNDIARLWDKLAWAGASVGRSGMAAQAIGAFDVALWDLKAKRANLSLAKLLGAQRDSVRCYNTSGGFLHTPLDQLLVNTEISREKGIGGIKLKVGQPDCTLDIHRVSTVRKQLGDTFPLMVDANQQWDRPTAQRMCRTFEQFDLIWIEEPLDCYDAEGHAALAAQFDTPIATGEMLTSVSEHWEFIRQRGADYLMPDAPRVGGVTPFLKVATLAEHAGMMLAPHFAMELHVHLAAAYSREPWVEHFEWLEPLFNEKLETRDGRMIVPTRPGLGLTLSERVAGWTAQEAEFGQRG, from the coding sequence ATGAACACCGTCAAGCCGCTCACGCCGCAAGCATCGAACGACCGCATCAAGTGGATTCGGATCGCCTCGACGTTCCTGCCGCTCGCCAATCCGATCAGCGACGCGAAGGTGCTGACCGGCCGCCAGAAGCCGATGACCGAAATCGCGATCCTGTTCGTCGAGATCGAGACGGCCGACGGCCACCGCGGCCTCGGTTTCAGCTATTCGAAGCGTGCCGGCGGGCCGGGCCAGTTCGCACATGCGAAGGAAATCGCGCCGGTGCTGCTCGAAGAAGATCCGAACGACATCGCGCGGCTGTGGGACAAGCTCGCCTGGGCCGGCGCATCAGTGGGCCGCAGCGGGATGGCGGCGCAGGCGATCGGCGCGTTCGATGTGGCGCTGTGGGATCTGAAGGCGAAGCGCGCGAACCTGTCGCTGGCCAAGCTGCTCGGCGCGCAGCGCGATTCGGTGCGCTGCTACAACACCTCGGGCGGCTTCCTGCATACGCCGCTCGATCAACTGCTTGTGAACACCGAAATCTCGCGCGAGAAGGGCATCGGCGGTATCAAGCTGAAGGTCGGCCAGCCCGACTGCACGCTCGACATCCATCGCGTCTCGACCGTGCGCAAGCAGTTGGGCGACACGTTCCCACTGATGGTCGACGCAAACCAGCAATGGGACCGCCCGACCGCGCAACGCATGTGCCGCACGTTCGAACAATTTGACCTGATCTGGATCGAGGAGCCGCTCGACTGCTACGACGCCGAAGGCCACGCCGCGCTCGCCGCGCAGTTCGACACGCCGATCGCCACTGGCGAGATGCTGACGAGCGTGTCCGAGCACTGGGAATTCATCCGCCAGCGCGGCGCCGATTACCTGATGCCCGACGCGCCGCGCGTGGGCGGCGTCACGCCGTTCCTGAAGGTGGCCACGCTGGCCGAGCACGCCGGCATGATGCTCGCGCCGCACTTCGCGATGGAACTGCATGTGCATCTGGCGGCGGCGTACTCGCGCGAGCCGTGGGTCGAACACTTCGAATGGCTCGAACCGCTGTTCAACGAGAAGCTCGAGACGCGCGACGGGCGGATGATCGTGCCGACGCGGCCGGGGCTCGGGTTGACGTTGAGCGAGCGGGTGGCGGGATGGACGGCGCAGGAAGCGGAGTTTGGGCAGCGGGGATAA